The genomic region TAGTTTCTTTTTGTTTATGAGGTTTATTTTTGCCTTTTCTCAATAAATTTTTTTCATCAAAACCCATTCGATTTGTTTTAAACATGTTATATAAAGTTTTTGTTGAAATATTTTTTATTTTATTTTTCTTTAAAAAATCAGCAATTATATCAAGAGCATAATTTTTAGTAATTAACAAATGATTGATAGTATTAATTTCTGTTAAAGTTAAAATTATTAATTTTCTACCTGCATTTTGTTTATTTTTTTGAACTTGATTCAATATTTCTAATGGTAATAAGTTTTGATTTAATAATTTACAAACTCTGTGTACAGTTGATTTACTATAATCAATTGCTTTTGCTATTTTACGAATAGAAAATCCATAACTTTTATATTCTTTTATTGCTATTATTGATTCAATAGTCAGATACTTATACATTGTGCTAATTCCTTTCTTTTCTTAATTATAGAATTAACACAATTTGTTTTTTATATAAGTGTCCTTTTTAATTTTACATTTCAGGACTAATAATTCATTCTTGATGAAAATTTTTAATTCTGCCATAAATTTGTTCATGCGATCAACCTAATAATAATTTTTGTTGTACATATTTTACTAATTCTCTATTTTTAAATTTATGAAAATAAACATGTAATTGTTTTCTATTTTCTGCTTTATTTTGTGCAATTAATGAAAAATAATGATTATTATCTTTATTTCTATATAACTTCTCGATTAATAGTACTAATACTTCGATTAAGATTTTTAGCTATTTCACTAATTTTTACTTTAAATTTCAATTGATTCTCAATATAAATTCTTTCATCTATGCCAAGATGTTTGTATCCCATATAAAAACTCCTTAAATTTACTTTTTCTAAAATAAACTTAGCATCATGAAATTTTTATATGAAATCTTTTGCAATTTTATTTACTTGCACTTACAAGTATAATTCAGCTTATTTACTAAACGATAAAGTTAAATAAAAAAATTACAGTAATTACTGTAATTTTTCAAATATTTTTAATAATTTTTTAATAATTTTTTAATAATTTTTTAATAATTATTAACTATTTGTATTAACTTTTTCTTTTAAAGTTGTTGAAGGACTAAAACTGACAACAGTTCTCGCAGGAATAGCGATTTTTTCTCCTGTTTGCGGATTTCTTCCTTCCCGAGCTTTTCTTTCTTTAGTTTTAAAAATACCAAAACCTGAAATAGGTGTTCTCTCAGCACTCTGAATTTCTTCGGTTAAAATATTAATAATACTATCAAAAATATCGTTAGCTTTGCTTTTTGTAATCCCATATTTTTTATACTCTTCGACGATAAAATCAGCTACTTTGTCTTTAATTGATGGTTTTTTCATTTTTAAACTTCCCTTCTTATGAAATTATAGTTTAAGAATAATATAAAAAATTAAATTTGGCAAGAAAAAAATTACTAATTTTAACTTAAAGCCGTTTTTAATTCTTCTTTGGACTTATAACCATTTAAAGTTCTTTTTAATTGACCATCATCAAAAATTAATAATGTCGGAATTGAATTGATATTAAATCTTTGTGCCAATTCTTGTGATTCATCAATATCAACTTTAACAAAAGAAACTTCTTTCATTTCATCAGATAATTGTTCAAAAATTGGTGCTAACATTTTACAAGGTCCACATCAATCCGCATAAAAATCAATAATAACTTTACCAGTTTTAATAGCTTCATCAAACTTACTTATATCTGTTTTAATAACCATTTTAAATTCTCCTTTCATTCTTTATTATTTTAACATACCTGAAATGTAAAATTAAAAAGGACACTTATATAAAAAACAAATTGTGTTAATTCTATAATTAAGAAAAGAAAGGAATTAGCACAATGTATAAGTATCTGACTATTGAATCAATAATAGCAATAAAAGAATATAAAAGTTATGGATTTTCTATTCGTAAAATAGCAAAAGCAATTGATTATAGTAAATCAACTGTACACAGAGTTTGTAAATTATTAAATCAAAACTTATTACCATTAGAAATATTGAATCAAGTTCAAAAAAATAAACAAAATGCAGGTAGAAAATTAATAATTTTAACTTTAACAGAAATTAATACTATCAATCATTTGTTAATTACTAAAAATTATGCTCTTGATATAATTGCTGATTTTTTAAAGAAAAATAAAATAAAAAATATTTCAACAAAAACTTTATATAACATGTTTAAAACAAATCGAATGGGTTTTGATGAAAAAAATTTATTGAGAAAAGGCAAAAATAAACCTCATAAACAAAAAGAAACTAGGGGCAGAATTAATAATTGTAAATCTATTCATGAAAGAAATTTAATCATTCCAAATATTAAAAATATACAAGAATTTGGCCATTTAGAGGGAGATACTATCGTTGGTAAAGATCATAAAAGTTCTATTATTACTTTAGCTGATATATGATCAAAAACCACAATTCCTTTGAAAACTAAAAATCATAAAGCAGAAAGTATTACACAAAGTATAATAAAATTTATTTCAAAATTAATACCAGGAACAATTAAAACTATTACTTTTGATCGTGGTAAAGAATTTAGTAAATGAAAATTAATTGAAAAAAATTGTAATGTTAAAATTTATTTTGCAGATGCCGGCAAACCTTGTCAAAGAGGTTTAAATGAGAACAATAATGGTATTTTAAGAAGATATTTACCAAAATCTACTGATTTATCTTCATATAAACAAAAAGACTTAAATTCTATAGCATTTCAAATTAATTCTACACCCAGAAAATCATTATCTTATAAAAGACCAATAGATTTAATACAATTATTTTAAAAAACTGTCCCATTTATATTTACAATTCAGGATAATTAAAATAATAATATTTTTACTTCAAAATGTATTTACGAATCATATTACCAACACCATTTTCATTATTACTTTGACAAATATAATTAGATAATTTTTTAATAATCTCAACTGAATTATCCATTGCCACTGGATGACCCACTGCTTGCATTAATCATTGATCATTATATGAATCACCAAACGCCATTGCTTCACTAGTACTAATTCCTAATAAATCACAAATATATGTAACCCCATAACCTTTACTCATTTTTGGCAATGTTATTTCATATATTCCTGGATGATATTCTTTAATATCTAAATGCGAAAATTTTTCATTAAATTCATTAATTAATTCCTGAGAAGCAACTTGACTAGTAATAGTTTTAGCAATAATAACAATCCGAGCAATATCACTATTTAAATCATCAATGTCATTCAATACTGTATATTTTGCTTGCATAACATCAGCTCAATAACTAGAATTTTCTCCAAGGCGATTAACAAAAGAACCATCTTCAGTATACAATTGACATTTAAAACCTTTATTATCAACTCAACGATAAACCGCTTTAGCAACATCATAATTAATATTTCCATTAAAAATTAATTTTTTATCTTTAAATGAATAAATATGAACACCATTATTAGCAACAACAAAACTTTTAAATTTATGAGCATTAATTTGTTTAGCAATACTAATAGCATTAGTAGTAATTCTTCCTGTATTAATAACAACAATAACACCTTGCTTTTGAGCTGTAATACACATTTCCTTATTAAATTCAGTTAGACAATGATTATCATTAAACAAAGTCTCATCAATATCAATAAAAATAATTTTTATTTTCATTAAACCCACCTTTTTCATTTTTTAAATATCTATTTATTAAAATAATACTAATTAATTAAAAAAATAATGCACTATTAAGTGCACATTTTATAATAAATGGTGCGGGTTAAGGGACTTGAACCCCCACGTCGTAAAACGCCAGATCCTAAGTCTGGTGCGTCTGCCAATTCCGCCAAACCCGCATTACAAATTACTTTAACATTATAATACAAAATCACCACAATTATCAATAGACTAACAACTATATTTTGTAGAAACCATATACATATGACAAGATTTTGTTTTCTACAAACTTTTAGGGGGTGTTTTCTTTTGGCAGTAATATTTTGTATTGAATGCGACAACGAAAGTTATGTTGTTGGTAATAAAAATACAGTTGGAATCTGTAATTCTTGCGATGAAAAGGGTTTTTAAATTTTGAAAGGAACGATAGATTATAAAATATGTCGCTGGTGTTTACATCTATTTAGTGATAAACGATATTTGCATGTTGCTTGTGAGAAAAAATTTATTAATCATATTAAAAAAATTTTAAAAAATAAAAGTAAAAGGAATTTAAAAAATAATGTTTAAAGTTAAATTAGTTAGTATAAAAAGAAAAATATTTAAAAATAAAGATGGCTCTATGATGTCAGGTTATTCTGCCGAATTTTTGCGTTATGAAAATGACTTATTTGAGCCTACCGGCGAACAAAAGGCTTTATGAATTGATGATAACAATCTAGAACAACAAGAAATTTATAAACTGTTAAAAGAAAATGTTAAATCATTTTTTAGTTGCGAATTAACTTTTGAAAAAACCCCCAAAATAGTTAACTTGCAAAAAATTGAATTATCAAAAAATCAAAAAAACTTGTCCAGTTAATTGATAATCACTTCGGTCTGCGAAGCGGTGCGGAAGGCGTATGCCCCGCCCGCTAGCGGGTTAGTCGGCGAAGCCGACTATTACTTGATTAAATAACACAACTGGCGAAAATCTAAAACGGGAGCATAAAATATGAATTTACAACCTCAAAATCCGACTGATTTTTATATGAAAACCATTTATTACGGGCAATATATTCGTAATATTGTTATGCCTTTAGAACGCATCAAAGCAAATAACCGCAATGTTAGCGGTTTAAAAAATAGAGGTAATTGCGATACAAAACTGCTTAATAGTAATATTCGTGCAAAATCTAATGTTATTCGGAAGGCATACCATAATTTTTGAGACTGTAAAAAACTTACATTCTTAACTCTTACTTATGCTGATGTTAATGAATTTGACATTAGAAAATGTAAGCGTGATTTAAATAAATTTTTTAAAAAATTAAAATATTGATTTAAAGCCTGAAATGTAAAATTAAAAAGGACACTTATATAAAAAACAAATTGTGTTAATTCTATAATTAAGAAAAGAAAGGAATTAGCACAATGTATAAGTATCTGACTATTGAATCAATAATAGCAATAAAAGAATATAAAAGTTATGGATTTTCTATTCGTAAAATAGCAAAAGCAATTGATTATAGTAAATCAACTGTACACAGAGTTTGTAAATTATTAAATCAAAACTTATTACCATTAGAAATATTGAATCAAGTTCAAAAAAATAAACAAAATGCAGGTAGAAAATTAATAATTTTAACTTTAACAGAAATTAAT from Spiroplasma endosymbiont of Lonchoptera lutea harbors:
- a CDS encoding IS30 family transposase; protein product: MYKYLTIESIIAIKEYKSYGFSIRKIAKAIDYSKSTVHRVCKLLNQNLLPLEILNQVQKNKQNAGRKLIILTLTEINTINHLLITKNYALDIIADFLKKNKIKNISTKTLYNMFKTNRMGFDEKNLLRKGKNKPHKQKETRGRINNCKSIHERNLIIPNIKNIQEFGHLEGDTIVGKDHKSSIITLADIWSKTTIPLKTKNHKAESITQSIIKFISKLIPGTIKTITFDRGKEFSKWKLIEKNCNVKIYFADAGKPCQRGLNENNNGILRRYLPKSTDLSSYKQKDLNSIAFQINSTPRKSLSYKRPIDLIQLF
- the trxA gene encoding thioredoxin, translating into MVIKTDISKFDEAIKTGKVIIDFYADWCGPCKMLAPIFEQLSDEMKEVSFVKVDIDESQELAQRFNINSIPTLLIFDDGQLKRTLNGYKSKEELKTALS
- a CDS encoding helix-turn-helix domain-containing protein, with product MGYKHLGIDERIYIENQLKFKVKISEIAKNLNRSISTINREVI
- a CDS encoding Cof-type HAD-IIB family hydrolase is translated as MKIKIIFIDIDETLFNDNHCLTEFNKEMCITAQKQGVIVVINTGRITTNAISIAKQINAHKFKSFVVANNGVHIYSFKDKKLIFNGNINYDVAKAVYRWVDNKGFKCQLYTEDGSFVNRLGENSSYWADVMQAKYTVLNDIDDLNSDIARIVIIAKTITSQVASQELINEFNEKFSHLDIKEYHPGIYEITLPKMSKGYGVTYICDLLGISTSEAMAFGDSYNDQWLMQAVGHPVAMDNSVEIIKKLSNYICQSNNENGVGNMIRKYILK
- a CDS encoding HU family DNA-binding protein codes for the protein MKKPSIKDKVADFIVEEYKKYGITKSKANDIFDSIINILTEEIQSAERTPISGFGIFKTKERKAREGRNPQTGEKIAIPARTVVSFSPSTTLKEKVNTNS